GCTCGATCGGGGAGTTGAGGGATGTGGGGTATATATACTGCGTGCAGTTGATGGGTCTTTTCTTAAATTCATGGTTCATCCAGCTTTTTGGGCCACAAAACAATACAGCTTGTTGATTTGGTCATTACTGGTTGTTAATTAATTGGTTTGAtaagtgaaaaaatttaatttgatgtaaaaatctatgtatattttattatttatttttatatctcaATACTCTTATTTTTGTGTGGATtagattatttttcaataaacgTGAGTAGTCTAACACgtagaatattttattaaatatggtAGATTGTAGAGTCAGAATTCTAACTAATTAGGATCTATGCTCTCATACTACGTAAAATTATCACTTATCTCATAAGTTTAAGCTGATTAGAAGAAATACTTGATGAAATCGAGTCTATGCAGTTGGAACTTGATCAGCACGTATATGGAGAAGCAAATTGTCTTGCGGATGGGCTGGAATGAAGTTTCTTTATTCATATGTTTATGATATTATTACTTCTAGAAAAATTTGCTTTGGATAATTAGTCAGGTCTACCCAGTTCTAGGCATTAAAAGTACCATATATGTAATTAGTTTCTCTTTTTAAGATTTTGGTTTTGGCTTTTGTAACTCCTAAACGCGAAATTTATAGAAGTATTCATCCGTACTTAAAAGCCAAGGTTAAGACAAAAAAATAGGCATGCATGGCTCATGATTTGAAAAACAATAGATTGATTAGATAAATATCAAGAATGGAAAATACAACCAAATTGCTAGATTTGCCATAGATCTAACGGCTTTGCAATAATTTGAGCCACATGCCCAAGACAAATGCTTGTTTCTTGCAtgaaccaaaaaacaaaaacataaaaacaaacgaACGTGCAGTGGCAAAGTCATGGCAACAGAGAGCAGAAACCACACACATAGGACGGTGTTGAGGCTGCAACATATTTTGAGTGAAGATTGTTGCTGGtagcactacaacaaaaattcatttttgagACAATTTTTGTTTGGGACTAAATGAAAATTGTCCGAAAAATGAGTGTAGGgatgaaattaaaaaacaatggAAGGCATTTATTGTTCGAACATGTTCAAACGGTATATGTAgggacaaaaaatttcatccctaataaaataattgtttgaaCATTGACCAAAAGCGtttgaacaaaataaaataagcattcAAACGAATATTACATATGGTTGAATGAAAATCTGGCTCAATAAGTGACAAAATTTAGTGGGACATTAACTTACCATttaaataacatataataacgttcgaatgttaaaatTAATCAATGTTCAAAcagatattatatatgattgaaTGGAAAATTGGCGGGTTCAGTTACTAAATTTAGCGATATATTGACTTATCGTTCAAACAGATTATTATATCTTTCGaatgaataaattaatcaatGTTCAAACATGAAATAAAAAGTTTACACGGAGATTTATTCTAGAAATATATAGCGGGAATGGAGAAATGTTTGAACAGTAAATATTCTGTTCAAACGATAAATATAAGCATCTGTATTTAGAGATGCAATTCTAAATGTAGATGCTTATGCAACAGTTCAGGTCTCTAAGCAATTGATTTACattatacatacatattttGTTATCTATTTATGTTTGAAGAACACTAGtactactattttatttatttaattcgcACTTATGAAACTACTTTTATGTGTACTAAATAAAttgtaatgtattttttaaaatattatatatgtctatttattagttttttattattggataaaataaaatagttaccgtttgaacgaccaaaaaccgttaaaacaaaatCAGAAAAACCATTCAAAATACAGAAAACTCGAATGTAATCGTTATTAAACGTTCAAAGAACACTGAGAACTGCTCGATCGAACAATAACATCAAACTTGAAATCAATGTTCaaacatcatttcataaaaaatcaTTCAATCGTATCAAATTGAATCAAGCGTTTTACTCAATACgttcaaacatattttactattcgatcatcaaattttgtatttgaatgttttTCCATTCCAATTTAATCGAATGGACTGGTATCAATCGAGTACTCAAGAAGGATGTGTTTGAAcataaatattgaaaattgattgtaatatttggacCATTTGAATGTGATTCTGGGATGAAATTCAATCATCCTAATAAAATGTTCTGTTTGAACACAATCGAACAATTTTACTCaatttcatcttaaaaaatattttttaagatgacattaatatttttgtctctaaatataatttttagacACTATTATTGAAACGAGcttgaaatgattattttatacaCTAGGGTCCCGTTtgattacacagatgagatgagatgagatgttttaaatagtaatgaataaaatattgttataatataatttttgaatattaattttgtattgagatttaaaaaaattaaattatttattatattttatatgaaaatttaaaaaaaaaataataataaattaaaatgagatggaataaaatttttaattttgattaatcaaacaaggtataagaaatattttgaggcaaaaatttttatttaaaaaaaccaCTTTTGCTGTACCTAGTGCAGTCAACCAAAATGGAGATCAGAACTAAGAAAAAGCTGATCCAGATCGAGAAGTACCAGGTGGTCTAGATCTACCATGTGCAGGTTGTACGTACGTGTTGATCGAGCGTGGTTCTCACGCATGCATGATTAATGTAAGCCAGCACATGCTAGCAATAATATAGGGAATTAATTAGAAGTAATGCGACGAACATGCATTAAGTCCGATCGATCGAGCCTCTCTCTCGCACGCATGTGTTGATCCTTAATTCTCGCATGAGAAGGAATTGCATTGGTGCATTACGTACGTTAATCTTTTACAACCAAACCATTTATTTAGGAAGATCCTCATTTTAAAATCCTGGTAAAAAAGAAGATCTTCTggaagatatttttaaaatactagtTCTAGTTTTCTCTAAAGTATTGTACTAAGAatccagacttttcaatgatttttttaacTGATAATTATAAAcaactaataattataaaaaaactaataattaatttgttctctgttaattatatatagtattaagaAATTTGGGCTCTTCATACTGACGTACGTTGTAGTACGACAGTGTATATTTTACCCTAATATTTTGTTGTACCATCTGCACTAAACTCTTGCGCTGCCATTGCGCCACGGAAAGCTTGACGCCATCACACACGGCACCATTGGCAATAGTAAGTTCAGATCTCTCATATCCAACCTTTACATTTATTTAAGAGTGAGACGTGAATTATATGTGCCTCCACAATCAATGATAGTTGTTTACCGACAAATTGacccattttttaatttttactttcttatatttttattttttctagctAAGGATCAAGATAAAGTGATCATGAAACTCTCGTTCAACCAATTTAGATTAACAAAATGTAGCATACAACaatctattataatttatagtctTAGTGTTATAGTCTATTTATCAACTATGTTAAAACCATTTTAAGCGACTTCCTCTCAATTTGTGAGATCGAATTGGGTGATAGTTAAATTTTTTGCTTTAGAtctctctttattattattttttgtgtttcttttgtttagtTTGGGATGATTATTAAAGGCTCCTACTTACCTCATTGAATCTAATATCTTATAAccacttaatttatttataaaatatttgcttattaaaataaaataaaaaactttaaaatggCACTTGGTGGGTTGAAACcaccaaaaatcaaagaaaaagaacaacaaaTTAAAGGTGTAAAAAATATGGATCACATGCTAGTCACGTGTGTATGTACATATCTCATGATTCATGCAGCCtcataaatgaaatataatagaaaaataattgatacagATGTTTCAAGAATTGCACACGAAATGAAACGTAAAAAATAGACAATGGGAGGTATGCGTAATTTCTGTGCCAACTTCCTTGCCTATAGCATTTCTGAATATAATATCCAACGAAGTCTGTAGGAAAAACATGTACGTAAGCCAAGAACTACGTTCCAAAAAGCTAAACAAAATTGGTAGCTATCTGACTCAGAAAGCTGAGCTGGCTATATACAAATActctcattttatatattatgtgtGGTGAAAAATGTTGCGAAGATACGTAAAGGGACTTGTCTTGTACATGCACtttccttttattgtttctttcttcctcctcgtaatctcatataattaatcatttttttattaattgataAATTGAAGCGAACCATTTTGTCACATTCCCACCAACTTTGTGGTAGTTATACCAAAACATCatagcatttatttatttattacattcGTCTAACACGTATATAAgaagtttaattaaatattatatataatataaaaatgtcataaaaattaagatatatttGATCACTCGCGTCTGCAATTgtaagaagtttttttttttgtaattttttttaaaaaaaataacggtattcaaattttattgataactctCATTTAAAGTATGCAGAAGAATAATGTTAGGCTTACTAATGGAGCCCCCGCTAGGAGCTCTtattggtaatttttttttatttttttattaagaaaggattttttaatcatattataaatttaaaaaaaaatatttaaaaatatttaaaaatacatataaaaaatacttaaaattatattagcgGGAGCTTCCAACCGTAGGACTAACACCACCCTTATGCAAAAGAGAACTCGATAGTTAcatttaaaatctcaaaaccaaatgcttaaaaactacttgaaaattattaaaataacaaTTGTCAACAATTATATgaagttattaattaatgctaagttttaaaatgaaatggtATTTAAGAAGGTCGCATgggaataattaattaaatgaggattaatttatcttttaaatatgATTTAGATCGATAGCAAAACACCATTTTCTATCGTCCATATAAGCTGTGGTTTGGAATTGGACCAAACTTTGTCAATGGATTAATGCTGACCAACGTACAGCTGTTATTCTAATATTGAAGACTCGAATATTATGCCGTAAGCATATTCTGTTTATATGCTTCCTACAAAACACGTGGGTGGCTGCTGATGGTCACTTTTAATGTGACTCAGTTTccactaaaatatatatatatatatatatatatatatatatatatatatatatatatatatatatatatatatatataatacacttcAGAGGAAAGTCTCCGGATGACGAAGTTCCTCTTTGTCTCGAGATTTTAAAATGATCTatatttatctttattattattcataaaattataaattattttaaatatttaaatgatctATTAAGTCtggtttaaataataaaaatattttatcttattattataatttttttaaatttttacataaaatataataaataatttgactttttaaaaattttaaataataataatattttatataatttttaatttttattttaattaattttatctcaactcaatgtCAAAATAGCTCAATGAGCTCATCGCATAGGTTAGTTTTCAAAGTAGGAAAACAAAATCCAAAGACACGGGTAATCATTCTTCATAGTCGTATTCAAGGGGtagaaaaaaagaatttgtaGGATTTATCGCATTTTAGATTGTTAAGTTTCCTTGAAGTGTGGTACAAGTTATAAACCATAGATGCTACGTGGAGCTATCTGGTTGTGTAATTTTCACGAGACTATTATTGAATAATGGATGGTCCATATATGCTTTTTTTAGTTTGCAGTGCAATGAGTCTGGACTTCTTGCTTCGGCCTTTGGTGGGTCCTACGTACCTCCATTTCTTCGTTAGCATCAACATCATGATCAATGTCTAAAGGAAAATTTGAGTTCGAACATTTGGCCTCATTTATTCCCTGATAAACGAGGCCGGTATTGTTGATTGGCTGAAAAAGACTTATGAAATCAATCATTGTCaaattaagattaataaaagaatagtgttacatttacttatatttttatttataagatttattttgttagtttttaaatttcaaattttataatttttaacgtATTGATAATTGACATgtagagaaataaatttttcttaaatatatctGATATTTTCCtaaaaggccaaaaaaaaaagaaagaaaagaaattgaaaaacagTGGCGTACTGCAGTTGAGAAAGATAAATTTAGAGAGATTTTAGTCACCTGGGTTGCAGGCCCATAAGCCAACCTTTATTGGGCCGTAGATAGAATATGGGCTTTGATTTAGTCCAGTGTAGTTGGAAGATAAAATCGCCATTCTGTTTGGTATCTCTCTCTGTCGATCCCAAAGGGGGAGTTTAGTACGTAACTTCATTTGTCTTATAGCGATGGCGAATGTAACATTTTCGTCCGTTTCTCTAAACTCTCAtaatctctaaattttaaaaaataaatttaactttttgacAAAGTTTAAGATATAAATAGTAATTCTTTATATTTGGAAAATTACTGTTCATCTcttaaattacttttatatatgttttatattgagtagttaaagatgtataaataaaatagtaaaaataataataaaaaaagattattttaacATAATGGAGAAAGAATAGAAAGTGGGATGTTCAAAGtaacaaattatttaaagaatttaCATGGAATGGAATAATTATCATAGTAAGCACAGAACAGTATAAAAGACCGATAAAGTAGCAAATTCTAAACAAGAAGTTTATATTTGCAATCTAAGTTTATATTCAAATAGTAATAAAGTAATCTAACCACAGTTATATTCCCAGATATAcctttaaatgaaaataattaaataccAGAAGGAATGAGAATTCTTATTTtcatttcccataaaaatgGGTGGCCGGACCATCTTTGAAAAGCTCTTCCGGAGGTGGCCCATGTGCCGGAAAAGAATGACTATTTCTCAATCAAAAGAGACAACCAAATAAAGAATGGTCATTCGTATAAAATAATTACTCCTTTTCGGCACCCTATTTCGCAAATCATTATCTCCGAGGTGTGGTGGACCGGTGGTTTCGACTATGGAGAACAAATTGCATAAGAATCCATTTTGTAAAGCCGTTTCTATTGTCTTTTTCTACCTGCTGTTctaaatgataattaataacagaaaaatgatatttactgtTATAATTATGCAATTACAATATAATCTCTTTGAAACGCGGTATTTACGCCCTCTATATGTAAGGTAACTCTTAATAgtataataaaaacataaacagCAGATATTGGCAGGGATCTAAACAATTGCTTCAGTCAGTTTCCACTTCCACGTGTTCGATCATGTGATCCTTGGAGACTGGAGTGGTCCCCTAAGCTCTCAAGATACGATCAAGATTCTAGACTGGCGGCTACCAAAGTCAACCCCAATACGCATGTTGCCTTGTAgatatgtttttatttcatcttttgcCATTTCCAAAGTCACAAAGAACACAAAGAAACGAGCTTTTTTCTCGACAGGCACCCACATCCACAAGAACGCATGGCAATGGAGTCCCCCTTCAAGGCTGACGTGTTGAAGGGGAAGGTGGCGCTGTTGACAGGAGGAGGTTCAGGCATTGGGTACGAGATATCGTATCAGCTGGGCATACATGGAGCCTCTATTGCCATCATGGGCCGCCGCCGGCACGTCCTTGAATCTGCCGTTGCCTCCCTTCAATCTCATGGAATTCCTGTATTCTTTCTCTTACTTCTGCATCATATTCTTTAATCTCACTAGTCTGTAATGTGATTTTGCTCAATTCAACTGAGTTTGTCTTGTATCTTTCATTGCAAACGTAAAAGATCAAATGCAAGTACGGGTTAATGCGTCCTTAACATGTGTTGTTCACCCATTTTGTGATTGCTTAAATTTCTCTGTTGAGTAACTTTAATATGGTATTGGGGCCTGGTTCGAATCCTATGATCATGCTTTGGTGATTTTCTCTGTTTTGCATTTGCAAGGCGCCTATATATTGTTTGGTTCACACTTAATATCTCAATGGCGAGTTTGCACACGAAAGAACATTTCAGGTGtttgactaaaaaaaaaaaaaaaggtttcaaGTGTTTGTGCATGTTAATTACTTGCTCGTCATACATTCTTAATTTTAGTCGTGATAGGTGGTGTTTGACAAGTCCCACCAATGGTTACATGCATGCCCTTTGGCTCTCAATATAGCAGTTTTCAGCTTTAGTACTGGATGCTCATAATGGTATCATTGCCTGGTTTTTGTATGTTCGTGGCCACTAGCCTCAGGTTGGTACTTGGTTGGGCTCATCTATCTTGATGGGATTTCTTCAGTTTCTGTTAGGCCTGCACAGTAAAAGAGTGCCAGAAGAGTCCTACATGAGTTGGTATGGAGCATAATATGTCCACAAAATAATTGTTCCTCTCAACTTAATAGCTCGGGCTTTGGAgataatattctttttgttctctctcttttttttttgaaactttttctttttgttctctaGCCTGTAGAATCTTTACGCCTGATTTCtgcttaaaatatattagtgttACTAGTATGCTTCCATTCAGTTGGATGGTGATTTATGGTTTCATGACTACAGAACTGGAAcaagtttatcattttctttacaGGCTATTGGACTTGAGGGAGATGTTCGCAAAAGAGAAGATGCAATTAGAGTTCTGGAATCAACTATCAAGCATTTTGGCAGGCTTGACATTCTTGTGAATGCTGCAGCTGGCAATTTCCTTATACCGGCAGAAGATCTATCCCCTAATGGCTTCCGAACAGGTTGTACCTTCTTATATATGAACATGTTGGACCCTTGTTAATATCCTAGAAGTTAATCTAAGTTGCTTAAGTTGATTTAAGTCGCCACTATTATAAACCAGGTTGTGAACTTGGTAACAGACAATGAAAACTATTGTAACCTACTATTATAGAAACCATGCAGCAATCATGACTCATGTCATTTGATGATCCTTATTGTAAATTGAATCGATAATTGCagcttattttttatatcaaaagaAGCCAGCCCCTCTACAAGAATTTTATAATTTCCTCACAGGATTGTCAGCTCATGGAATGTTCTTAGAGTTATGGTGAACGtttctttgttttattgttttctgCAGTAATGGACATAGATTCTGTTGGTACTTTTACAATGTGCCACGAAGCACTTAAGTACCTCAAGAAAGGGGGACCAGGAAAAGACCATTTTGTTGGTGGAACAATCATAAACATAAGTGCAACATTGCATTATACAGCTACTTGGTATCAAATCCATGTATCTGCTGCTAAGGTTTGTACATTCAGGTTTGCGAGTTtgttaataattttacttatgaaTTATATCCAATGACTTAacgtcatttttctttttatcaggCAGCTGTTGATAGCATTACAAGAAGTTTGGCTTTAGAATGGGGGACAGATTACGACATCAGAGTCAATGGGATTGCACCAGGACCCATCAAAGACACTCCTGGCGTTAGTAAACTTGCACCTGAGGAAATAATAGGCAAAAATGAGTACGTACCTTTATTGAAACTGGGAGAGAAATGGGATATTGCCATGGCTGCTCTTTATCTTGCATCTGATGCGGGTTGGTAATCTAActaatgtctctctctctctctctctctctctctctctctctctctctctctctctctctatttgatGTGTGATTATGCATATGTTGATGTACAAgtatacttttctttttaaaagtaAAGTAGAGTCATGTTCGCATAGAAGGTCTTGGAATCATATCCTATTTATAAAACTTCCAGACTGAAAAGCTGGTGCAACCGTCTAAAACAATCTTAAGGATCATAAGAGTCTTACTGATGAGCTAGTTCTTTCTATTGTAATATTAGTTCAATTAACACGTATAGCTTCAACTAGAATTGAGATTGGACTACATgctgttgggaatttggacctccaaattcaccccccctaggatctaccctttgcaggaataacaagaaaaatagagaaataataacaacacaagaaatttacgtggaaactccaaaacaggagaaaaaaccaccagacccagagaataaaattcactatgtgaaaaattgttaacaatttttctcctcaccacacctatAAAgataccccactagtaaaactttaactttacacctcttccatttttacaaaaggctaatgaggaatttaactaaagtcaaaagttactagataagctttcaactggtgcacttaaactaagaggctaagcctcttatttataaccttaAAAACCTGCTTCTTTCTTatttcccaccggtgtgggattacaaaagtcacaaaattcaacaatctccaccttgtgaCTTTGACTGGTCTCACAGCCAAACttcacctcaatgaagatcttcataccttccgctatcatgcttcaccataaaagcatatccacttagaataaaccaattccaagcatttcacttcggcccatgtcgaaaaacaaccttgctgaaaattatggtgtaacttccacgtttggctctcctggaagttcatcagccatcgacatgaatttccaccacacatcctgcatcaatgccaaaccaatgcctgtgtgcaaacttgtggacccgctaatattaacacatcctctatcatgacaactttgggaattagcgacatgccatgaggatgtacatgtctctttttaaagagcaaaatcttccatggagagagacacaatattagcatcatttccagtatctccatttactgacttggagccacttgccgaacctgctccagctcttggacaatttttcttgacgtgcccagattgtccacactcccagcagactactttcttcttcatggagttcttcatcttcccatttccagctgctaccattACTGAGTTCTCAAGTGGAgcattacttccactacttagtcttctctcttcagaaaagattttactggtaacttctgaaaaaattattttctccttcccatgtatcaaaataggtttcatgtgctcCTAGGAAagtggaagagaccagatgagtctcaaggcttgatcctcatcatcaattttaactccaatagcctctagctcagcgacaatgccattgagaacacttaaatgatctgaaatagttgtacctttattcatccgcagtgtatgaaactgctccttcaggtacacacgatttgagacgcctttcgtctgatacaactcttcaagtttttcccagagttcctttgccgtagatattccatgcacatttgcaagaacatttttggccagGCACAGACGTATtgcacttgctgttctcaaatccagatcctcccaatcttcatcgctcattttaTATCTGCTactttcaccagtcacactagtaccagtgctgacttcatgtgttggtctgcccttcaatgccgtgtgtaatcctgattgaatcaagacatccttgacttgtacttgccacaagccaaaattgattctcccatcaaatttctccacctcaaatttgacaagatttgaaggcctacttcctgacattgctttgatgaatttactgtagaaatgactagtacctcactaagtcagttcccaggaaagattggagggtcacaatggacacacttaaaatttccaatctcctagacagaacctccttagactgtacgtatccacactaccacatcaaagctccaccccacaaaaagaacctagtggctctgataccaattgttgggagtttggacctccaaattcaccccccctaggatctaccctttgcaggaataataagaaaaatagagaaataataacaacacaagaaatttacgtggaaactccaaaacaggagaaaaaaccaccagacccagagaagaaaattcactatgtgaaaaattgttacaatcacacaatttttctcctcaccacacctatAAAgataccccactagtaaaactttaactttacacctcttccatttttacaaaaggctaatgaggaatttaactaaagtcaaaagttactagataagctttcaactggtgcacttaaactaagaggctaagtctcttatttataaccttaAAAACCTGCTTCTTTCTTatttcccaccggtgtgggatTAC
This genomic interval from Carya illinoinensis cultivar Pawnee chromosome 10, C.illinoinensisPawnee_v1, whole genome shotgun sequence contains the following:
- the LOC122279668 gene encoding peroxisomal 2,4-dienoyl-CoA reductase [(3E)-enoyl-CoA-producing]-like isoform X2, with translation MAMESPFKADVLKGKVALLTGGGSGIGYEISYQLGIHGASIAIMGRRRHVLESAVASLQSHGIPAIGLEGDVRKREDAIRVLESTIKHFGRLDILVNAAAGNFLIPAEDLSPNGFRTVMDIDSVGTFTMCHEALKYLKKGGPGKDHFVGGTIINISATLHYTATWYQIHVSAAKAAVDSITRSLALEWGTDYDIRVNGIAPGPIKDTPGVSKLAPEEIIGKNEYVPLLKLGEKWDIAMAALYLASDAGW
- the LOC122279668 gene encoding peroxisomal 2,4-dienoyl-CoA reductase [(3E)-enoyl-CoA-producing]-like isoform X1 — protein: MAMESPFKADVLKGKVALLTGGGSGIGYEISYQLGIHGASIAIMGRRRHVLESAVASLQSHGIPAIGLEGDVRKREDAIRVLESTIKHFGRLDILVNAAAGNFLIPAEDLSPNGFRTVMDIDSVGTFTMCHEALKYLKKGGPGKDHFVGGTIINISATLHYTATWYQIHVSAAKAAVDSITRSLALEWGTDYDIRVNGIAPGPIKDTPGVSKLAPEEIIGKNEYVPLLKLGEKWDIAMAALYLASDAGKYVNGTTLVVDGGEWLSHSRKLPKEAVKQFSRAVERRSRTAPVGIPKSKL